One Peribacillus simplex NBRC 15720 = DSM 1321 genomic region harbors:
- a CDS encoding YeiH family protein: protein MEQTNVETKKLGFTKGIALTLLIAIAAKYLAELPFLHIMGQLVIAILIGVVWKSIIGVPAYAVAGTNYSSKILLRMGIILLGMRLNLKDIINAGPKTFAVGAISLVFAILVVYGLTRIFKVEKKLGILTACGTGICGAAAILAISSQIKAKEKDTAIAVATVAVLGTTFTFGYTILYPLLELSDNGYGIFSGATLHEIAHVIAAAAPGGNEAVDLAVVVKLTRVALLIPVAILIGFIMNWKERSTNTGKKFSWKSNQIPWFIFGFLLLSALYSTGAVPEPVADKLVMLSYILMAMSMAGLGLNIDLVTFRKYGGKPFIAGLIGSILLTCLGYVLVQVFHLN from the coding sequence CTGGAACAAACAAACGTTGAAACAAAAAAACTTGGATTTACTAAAGGAATTGCATTGACTTTGCTAATTGCCATTGCAGCAAAATACTTAGCAGAGCTTCCATTCCTTCATATAATGGGACAGTTAGTCATCGCTATACTGATTGGTGTTGTTTGGAAATCGATAATTGGCGTCCCTGCTTACGCCGTTGCAGGTACAAATTATTCAAGTAAAATCCTTTTGAGAATGGGCATTATCTTATTGGGAATGCGCTTGAACCTAAAGGATATTATTAATGCCGGTCCGAAAACATTTGCAGTTGGTGCCATTAGTCTTGTATTTGCTATATTAGTAGTTTATGGATTGACCCGGATATTTAAAGTTGAGAAAAAGCTAGGAATATTGACAGCTTGCGGAACGGGAATTTGTGGAGCTGCTGCCATCCTGGCAATTTCCTCGCAAATAAAAGCAAAAGAAAAAGATACAGCTATAGCTGTAGCGACGGTTGCTGTTTTAGGTACAACCTTCACTTTCGGATATACGATCCTATATCCATTATTGGAGTTATCCGATAATGGATATGGTATTTTCTCGGGTGCGACACTCCATGAAATTGCTCACGTCATCGCTGCAGCAGCACCAGGGGGAAATGAGGCAGTCGACTTGGCGGTGGTGGTCAAATTGACTAGGGTGGCCCTGCTCATTCCAGTTGCCATTTTAATTGGATTCATCATGAATTGGAAAGAACGATCAACAAATACCGGAAAGAAATTTTCTTGGAAGTCCAATCAGATACCGTGGTTTATTTTTGGATTTTTATTATTGAGTGCCCTTTACTCTACTGGTGCAGTTCCTGAACCAGTAGCCGATAAACTTGTTATGCTTTCCTATATCCTCATGGCTATGTCCATGGCAGGACTAGGATTGAATATTGACCTTGTAACATTTAGAAAATATGGCGGTAAACCTTTTATAGCTGGACTGATCGGCTCTATCTTATTGACTTGTCTTGGGTATGTATTGGTTCAGGTTTTCCATTTAAATTAA
- the speD gene encoding adenosylmethionine decarboxylase → MKLTPEQRIELHGFNNLTKSLSFNMYDICYTKTREEREAYLDYIDEQYNADRLSNILHNVSDLIGAHVLNTAKQDYVPQGASVTILVSEGPVVEVPTGTYEESPGPLPDNVVMQLDKSHITVHTYPEYHPNEGISTFRADIDVSTCGEISPLKALNYLIHSFDTDIITIDYRVRGFTRDKDGRKLFIDHDINSIQNYIPDEVKGLYDMIDVNVYQENIFHTKCKLKRFDINNYLFGYSEEKLNKEERQEIIERLQTEMDEIFYGANVPHPIEKNKHAD, encoded by the coding sequence ATGAAACTTACACCAGAGCAACGTATTGAACTTCATGGCTTTAATAATCTTACGAAATCTTTAAGCTTTAATATGTATGATATTTGTTACACAAAAACCAGGGAAGAGAGAGAGGCATACCTGGATTATATCGATGAACAATATAATGCAGATAGGCTTTCGAATATCTTGCACAATGTTTCTGATTTAATAGGGGCGCATGTTTTAAATACGGCGAAACAGGATTATGTCCCTCAAGGCGCCAGTGTAACCATTCTTGTTTCAGAAGGACCTGTCGTCGAAGTACCTACGGGAACTTATGAGGAATCACCTGGGCCTTTACCTGATAATGTGGTCATGCAACTGGATAAAAGCCATATTACCGTACATACATACCCTGAATACCATCCAAATGAAGGCATTAGCACATTCAGGGCCGATATCGATGTCTCTACTTGTGGAGAAATATCTCCTCTTAAAGCCCTTAATTATCTCATTCATTCCTTCGATACCGACATTATCACGATTGATTACCGTGTAAGAGGCTTTACAAGAGATAAAGATGGGCGGAAATTGTTCATTGATCACGATATTAATTCAATCCAAAACTATATTCCTGATGAAGTAAAAGGTTTATATGACATGATTGATGTGAATGTATACCAAGAAAATATATTCCATACAAAATGTAAGCTGAAAAGATTCGATATTAACAATTACTTATTCGGTTATTCAGAGGAAAAGCTGAATAAAGAGGAAAGGCAAGAAATTATAGAAAGACTTCAAACGGAGATGGATGAAATTTTTTATGGTGCCAATGTTCCACATCCAATAGAAAAAAACAAGCATGCCGATTAA
- a CDS encoding osmoprotectant ABC transporter substrate-binding protein, which produces MYKKIRSTILMALLVCSLMITGCSLPGLGSSSETTVKIGAQSMTESEILANMIAQLLERNTELDTKIIKNLGSNFVQQKAMETGDIDIAATRYTGTDLTSVLGQEIEKDPVKAMEIVQREFKEQYGFKFFDSYGFDNTYAFTISNKLAEEKGYQKISDLEKDADDLRLGVDSAWLKRKGDGYKGFVDTYGLEFGETYPMQIGLVYDAVKNGQMDIVLAYSSDGRIKVNDLKLLEDDKQYFPPYDCSPVVTEELLERYPEIEDELNKLLGEITTETMQELNYEVDGNLKEPSVVASEFLKAHNYFE; this is translated from the coding sequence ATGTATAAAAAAATAAGAAGTACAATTTTAATGGCCCTTTTAGTTTGTTCATTAATGATCACCGGCTGTTCCTTGCCTGGTTTAGGGTCATCTTCTGAAACTACTGTTAAGATCGGTGCCCAAAGCATGACCGAATCCGAAATCCTGGCGAACATGATCGCTCAACTCCTTGAAAGGAATACGGAACTTGATACGAAAATCATCAAAAATCTAGGTTCGAATTTCGTTCAGCAAAAAGCGATGGAGACCGGTGATATAGATATAGCCGCAACTCGATATACAGGGACTGATTTAACGAGTGTCCTGGGACAGGAAATCGAAAAGGATCCAGTAAAGGCGATGGAAATTGTTCAAAGGGAATTCAAAGAACAATATGGGTTCAAATTTTTTGATTCTTATGGATTCGATAATACTTATGCATTTACGATTTCAAACAAATTGGCAGAGGAAAAAGGGTATCAGAAAATATCTGATCTGGAAAAGGATGCAGATGATTTAAGGTTAGGTGTAGATAGTGCTTGGCTGAAAAGAAAAGGGGATGGTTATAAAGGGTTTGTCGATACATATGGATTGGAGTTTGGGGAAACTTATCCGATGCAGATTGGCTTGGTATACGATGCAGTTAAAAATGGACAGATGGATATTGTCCTTGCATATTCCTCAGATGGACGGATTAAGGTTAATGATTTGAAGCTTTTAGAAGATGATAAACAATATTTCCCACCATATGACTGTTCACCGGTCGTTACCGAAGAATTATTGGAACGATATCCTGAAATTGAAGATGAACTTAACAAGTTACTTGGCGAAATCACTACAGAAACCATGCAGGAACTGAACTATGAAGTTGATGGGAACTTGAAGGAGCCATCGGTCGTAGCATCGGAATTCCTTAAAGCACATAATTATTTTGAATAA
- a CDS encoding ABC transporter permease: METLQQLGTYYSQNWMYVLTEFYRHFLMSAYGVLFAAIVAIPIGIFIAKHKKLSNWVFSITNVIQTTPALAMLALLMLVMGLGTNTVILSLFLYSLLPILRNTYVGITSIDHAYLESGKAMGMTKLQLLRMVELPLSLSVIMAGLRTALVVAIGVTAVGTFVGAGGLGDIIVRGTNASNGTAIILAGAIPTALMAILSDLLLGWLERILSPIKKKKIHTA, translated from the coding sequence ATGGAAACCTTGCAACAACTGGGAACTTATTATTCACAAAATTGGATGTATGTACTTACTGAATTTTATCGTCACTTTTTAATGTCCGCTTACGGGGTTTTATTTGCAGCAATTGTAGCCATCCCGATAGGCATTTTCATTGCGAAACATAAGAAATTGAGTAATTGGGTATTTTCGATAACGAATGTTATACAAACCACACCAGCATTGGCTATGCTAGCTCTCCTTATGCTAGTAATGGGGTTAGGAACAAATACGGTAATCTTATCATTATTTTTATATTCCTTACTGCCAATCCTGAGGAACACTTATGTAGGAATTACAAGTATAGATCATGCTTATTTAGAATCTGGCAAGGCAATGGGGATGACAAAGCTGCAGTTACTAAGAATGGTCGAACTGCCATTATCTCTGTCTGTTATCATGGCTGGCTTACGTACAGCGCTTGTCGTTGCAATTGGAGTAACTGCTGTCGGTACATTCGTAGGGGCTGGCGGACTGGGGGATATCATTGTCAGGGGAACGAATGCTTCAAATGGAACGGCAATCATACTTGCAGGAGCAATCCCGACGGCATTGATGGCCATTCTCTCAGATCTTTTACTCGGATGGCTGGAACGAATCCTTTCACCGATAAAAAAGAAAAAAATTCATACTGCCTAA
- a CDS encoding betaine/proline/choline family ABC transporter ATP-binding protein (Members of the family are the ATP-binding subunit of ABC transporters for substrates such as betaine, L-proline or other amino acids, choline, carnitine, etc. The substrate specificity is best determined from the substrate-binding subunit, rather than this subunit, as it interacts with the permease subunit and not with substrate directly.) — protein MLKIENVSKIYKGGKKAVKNISLDIKKGEFICFIGPSGCGKTTTMKMINRLIEPSEGKILIDGENIMDKDPVELRRQIGYVIQQIGLFPHMTILENITLVPKLLKWNEQKKKERALELLQLVDMGPEYLERYPYELSGGQQQRIGVLRALASNPPLILMDEPFGALDPITRDALQEEFKNLQRTLDKTIVFVTHDMDEAIKLADRIVILKAGEIVQVGTPDEILRNPANEFVEEFIGKDRLLQTRPNVELVEQIMSRNPISITEEKSLTDAITIMRKKRVDSLLVVDEQNVLKGFVDVETISEYRKKAKFISEVIITEVYSVKQDTLIRDSVQKILKRGFKYVPVVDQNKHLVGIVTRATLVDIVYDSIWGEEENQVAEMAEMI, from the coding sequence ATGTTAAAAATCGAAAATGTATCGAAAATCTATAAGGGAGGAAAGAAAGCTGTAAAGAATATATCATTGGATATTAAAAAAGGAGAGTTCATTTGCTTCATTGGTCCGAGTGGATGTGGTAAGACAACGACAATGAAAATGATTAACCGGCTTATCGAACCATCTGAAGGCAAGATACTTATTGATGGTGAAAATATTATGGATAAAGATCCAGTCGAGCTAAGAAGACAGATCGGGTACGTTATCCAGCAAATCGGACTTTTCCCTCACATGACGATTCTTGAGAATATCACCCTCGTTCCAAAACTTCTTAAATGGAATGAACAGAAGAAAAAGGAACGCGCACTGGAATTGCTTCAGCTTGTCGATATGGGACCCGAATACTTGGAAAGGTATCCCTACGAATTGAGCGGCGGGCAACAACAAAGGATAGGCGTTCTCAGAGCACTTGCTTCCAATCCTCCACTCATTTTAATGGATGAACCTTTTGGCGCACTAGATCCAATCACCCGCGATGCCCTTCAGGAGGAATTTAAAAATCTGCAGCGCACACTTGATAAAACAATCGTTTTTGTTACCCATGATATGGATGAAGCCATTAAGCTAGCCGACAGGATCGTCATCTTAAAGGCTGGTGAAATCGTCCAAGTGGGAACACCGGATGAAATCCTCAGAAACCCAGCCAATGAGTTTGTGGAAGAATTCATCGGTAAAGATCGTTTGCTTCAAACAAGACCCAATGTTGAGTTGGTTGAACAAATCATGAGTCGAAATCCAATATCCATTACAGAGGAAAAATCCCTTACCGATGCTATTACGATCATGCGCAAGAAAAGGGTCGATTCTTTACTTGTGGTGGATGAGCAAAATGTTTTGAAAGGGTTCGTAGATGTTGAAACGATCAGTGAATATCGAAAAAAAGCTAAATTTATCAGTGAAGTCATCATTACTGAAGTCTATTCTGTGAAACAGGACACTTTAATCCGCGATTCTGTTCAAAAGATTCTAAAACGAGGTTTCAAATACGTGCCAGTAGTTGACCAGAATAAACATTTGGTAGGAATTGTAACTAGGGCTACATTGGTCGACATCGTATATGACAGCATATGGGGAGAGGAAGAAAATCAAGTGGCAGAAATGGCAGAAATGATTTAG
- a CDS encoding selenium metabolism-associated LysR family transcriptional regulator: MDPLKVFVTVIEQKNFSRAGDILNLSQPGVSLHIRNLENELGTKLIYRSPKQVQITEPGKILYRHAKQMLNHYETAIREINEFNNVVSGTMKIGASFTIGEYYLPKVLAEFAAQYPMVDIQIIISNSNEVIQGIRSNKLDIGLIEGETDYKDIDVRPFMNDEMIVVVPPVHPLSQMDLIEGTLLQNQTWVLREEGSGTRTYSDKLLSSMELNIKKTFIFTSIQGVKEAVMAGLGIALLSRLTVQKELKSNELKTFHLKNEPIIRPFSIVKKLDFEASKAMELFLRKVEEFAIKGQS, from the coding sequence ATGGATCCGTTAAAAGTATTCGTCACCGTAATCGAACAGAAAAACTTTTCTAGAGCAGGGGATATCCTGAACTTGTCGCAGCCAGGAGTCAGTCTTCACATAAGGAATCTGGAAAATGAGTTAGGAACGAAATTAATTTATCGTTCTCCAAAACAAGTACAAATAACAGAGCCGGGAAAAATTCTGTATAGACATGCAAAGCAAATGCTTAATCATTATGAGACAGCAATAAGAGAAATAAATGAATTTAATAACGTGGTTAGCGGAACGATGAAAATAGGTGCAAGCTTCACGATAGGGGAATACTACCTTCCAAAAGTTTTAGCAGAATTTGCGGCTCAATATCCGATGGTGGACATACAAATCATCATCTCAAATTCTAATGAAGTCATTCAAGGGATACGATCGAATAAGCTTGATATCGGCTTGATTGAAGGTGAAACGGACTATAAAGATATAGATGTCAGACCATTCATGAATGACGAGATGATCGTCGTCGTCCCCCCGGTTCATCCACTTTCACAGATGGATCTCATCGAGGGCACTTTGCTCCAAAACCAAACATGGGTACTTAGGGAGGAAGGATCGGGAACCCGTACATATTCCGATAAACTTCTGAGCAGTATGGAATTAAACATAAAGAAAACCTTTATTTTCACCAGTATCCAAGGAGTGAAAGAAGCGGTGATGGCTGGGCTTGGCATTGCTCTGTTATCACGATTGACTGTACAAAAAGAACTGAAGTCCAATGAATTGAAAACCTTTCATTTGAAAAATGAACCCATTATAAGACCTTTTTCAATCGTGAAAAAGTTAGACTTCGAAGCATCAAAAGCCATGGAGTTGTTTTTAAGGAAGGTCGAAGAATTTGCGATAAAAGGGCAGTCCTAA
- a CDS encoding ABC transporter permease, with protein METMLDFLQTNWQELIYKAWEHLYISMIAVFLGIIVAVPLGIMLTRMKRSASLIIGIANIMQTLPSLAVLAFFIPFLGVGKTPAIIALFFYSVLPILRNTYTGIKGVNENLLESGRGIGMTSWERIRLVEFPLALSVIMAGIRTASVYLIGWATLASFIGGGGLGDYIFIGLNLYQTEYIIAGAVPVIIMAILVDYVFSIIERKVVPKGLKGMKEVA; from the coding sequence ATGGAAACAATGCTCGATTTTTTACAAACGAACTGGCAAGAATTGATTTATAAAGCATGGGAGCACTTATATATATCCATGATCGCTGTTTTCCTTGGAATAATAGTCGCTGTACCACTAGGGATTATGTTGACGCGAATGAAAAGGAGCGCTTCGCTAATAATCGGAATCGCAAACATTATGCAGACTTTGCCGAGCCTTGCAGTCCTAGCCTTTTTCATTCCTTTCCTTGGCGTTGGTAAAACACCCGCAATTATTGCGTTATTTTTCTATTCCGTTTTACCCATACTCAGGAATACATACACAGGCATCAAAGGCGTAAATGAAAATCTGCTGGAATCCGGCCGCGGCATCGGGATGACAAGCTGGGAGAGAATTCGACTGGTTGAATTCCCGCTTGCACTTTCCGTCATTATGGCTGGTATCCGTACGGCTTCCGTCTATTTAATTGGATGGGCCACCTTAGCTTCCTTTATTGGAGGCGGGGGACTTGGAGATTACATTTTTATCGGTTTGAATTTATACCAAACAGAATATATCATCGCAGGTGCAGTTCCGGTAATCATCATGGCTATCCTGGTGGATTATGTATTCTCGATCATAGAACGAAAAGTCGTACCAAAAGGATTGAAAGGTATGAAGGAAGTTGCTTGA